The sequence tatatataacagagAAAAAGCATTAAAGTCGAGATTTTTCTGATGTTACAATTCGATCCCTCGATTCTTGAATCTCTGGTACAGAATCCCACGatgcaaaacaaacataaaaatcaaGACCCATTCAAAGAATTAGCTGGTAAACTAATTAATGGGGATCGATCGATCATATCTTTTTTCTTGATTCTTTCATGGAAGATCCATCTACATCAACACTTTCTGCTGATCAAGTTGTAGGGTTATTTGGCTGCTGCTGCTGCATGGGGGGGTATCTGATGGCGGATGCCAGGATTCTCTGCTGTTCGATTTGAAACAGTTCATGCAGTTTGCTCTTCAGGTACCAGTACTCGTGTTCCAAAATCTCCAATGCCCTCAAGCATCCGGGCCTGCTGTTTTGCTGGGAAATAGCCCGAAATGCGACGCACACGTTCCCGACTCTTTTGGCACCGATGCTGCAGCTGCTCCCCATCAGCTGATTCAAATGGGTTCCCATTTTCTTGAAATCCAACAACTCCCTATCCATCCTaaaacacacacaaaaaaagaccatatatataatttcaagaAACAGAGTTTGTTTATGTGACTAgcatagtttgcaggctattgcgttagttcggTGTTTAACCAAAGCGGTTCCCAcgtcaaaaacaaaaacaaaaacagctAGCTTTtgatgaatgaatgaatgaacGAATGAATGATGATACGTACAACAACTCTCCGAGGTTTCTCAAGAGCTTCTCCGTCTCGTGGAAATATATGTTGACCACCTCG comes from Henckelia pumila isolate YLH828 chromosome 4, ASM3356847v2, whole genome shotgun sequence and encodes:
- the LOC140862006 gene encoding pseudo histidine-containing phosphotransfer protein 6 — protein: MLGLNEELLRADMNRLLNLLFHQGVLDEQFLQLQQLQDESSPDFVYEVVNIYFHETEKLLRNLGELLMDRELLDFKKMGTHLNQLMGSSCSIGAKRVGNVCVAFRAISQQNSRPGCLRALEILEHEYWYLKSKLHELFQIEQQRILASAIRYPPMQQQQPNNPTT